A region of the Corticium candelabrum chromosome 4, ooCorCand1.1, whole genome shotgun sequence genome:
CCTCGACCATTGGTTGGAAAGTTTATGCAATCAATTGTTTCAACTGGTCCTAACTTTGGTTTGGATCTCATTTTGGGAAAGTGTGAGGTCTTCTGGCTCAGTGGCGATCAATCCTTCCCTGAATTACCTTGTGAAATCAGATATTTATTGAAGGAATTGACCTACTTGGCTCTCCAGTGTATGGCTCTGATCAGTTTTTCAAGTCTACTGTTGATTCAAAAGTCAAGAAGGTGCTTGAGTCTCAATCTCAGcttattttattgatttaaataATACTCAGGTGGCACTACACCTTTTACGGAGCTGCCTCAGTATCTGCAAGATCAATCATTTGTAGCGCACAGTTGTTCCTGGGTTAGCCGATGCTGAATTTTCATTGTTTGATAAGGCTTTGAGGCGCTCTTTCGAACTAATTACTCATTTTTCGATTCAAGATTCATCTTGGTTACAAGCTACTTTGCCTATTTGTTGTAGTGGACTTGGTTTCTGAGAAGCTGTTGCCTCCTTTGCTGCAGCTTTTGTCGGGATCTGTTATTTAACCAGGAGCTTAATTCGGTCCTTTCTTTGTCAAGCCAATTTATCAACTGATTCTCCTGTTGAATGTCAGATACGCCCATTGTTAATTGTGTTCGGTGAAGCTGAGGCACAAATGCGTTTATGCAACCAGTTACCTGATGGTGTTGGTTGTCCCAGCATGTGTGCTTCACAACATTTTCTACAACACGAGATGGAGCTTGATTTGCTGTCATCCCTTACACAGACAGCCACTCTTAGGGGAAAAGCACAGCTTAACACCATTGCTAGGAATCATGCTGGTACTTGGTTGTGGGCAATACCAAACTTTCACCTAAGCTTTGCCATGTCACCTCATGAATTTGTATTAGCTGTAAGACTACGGGTTGGAGCTCCTCTCTTTCCTTTTCCTCTTTAGTCCGTGAAGTGTGTTTGGGGCCAAGTTCTAGATCCTTTTGGGATCATTTACTAAGTTGTGATTATGGTCCAACACGGACAAGACAGCATAACTCGctctgtgacgtcatctttcaTGGTCTTTTGACTGACAACAAGTATGTGAAAAGTAAGCAACGATGCTCCAATTATGATGCCAGTCTTCCGGGTGATATTTTTCACCCTGACTTTGACAATCACTGTGAACAATAATGTACAGCCATCATCAAAGCTGCCGTTAAGGCATGTGCTGCAGCAGAACATGCTGAAGCCAGGAAAGATGATCATCATGAGGCCAGAGTAATGGCAGTGGGAGGAGAGTTCTACCCGCTTGTTGTTGAGACTTATGGCTTTTGGACTTCTGCAAGTTTGCAAACATTAAAGTTAATCTGCTCAAGAGTGTCCACTGTAACAAGTTACTTGTTTTCACTGACGCAGAAGAATCTGATGCAACAACTCTCAATAAAACTGGATGTACAATGCGATAGATGATTTCTCAAAGGTTACTAGTAGATACCGTTGAGGGTTTTTAGTGGGATCTGCCTTCAGATAGCAATAATTTGATTCAGTAATTAGAGGGTTAGAAGGGGAGAAAACATATTACATTATATATAAAACTATATGCTAatagattatatatatatatatatatatatatatagaaaatTATACtagaatttaatttttttgtaaaatagtAAGAGAAATGTAATGATTGcataaaaacaatagaaataagTGGGACATAGTAGTACTATACTATATAGTACGTAGGACATACTACGCGCCAGTACATTGGATTGAAAAAAGCGAACCTACACAGCTGAGTGGCCAGTTTGTCCAAGTGCCCCTATGAACTACCAGCCTACTGGACTGAGTTACACATTTTTCTGGTGAAGACAACTTCTAGTCTTTTATGCTGGCAAATGTTCTCTATGTTAGATGCATTTTGACACCATGCATGTAGAGTATGTTTGCATGCAAGTCTAATTGAAGTTATCTATGTGACATTCATATTTCTTTGTCAGTTACATATTGTTAATTAGTCTCTTTCAGATTATATCAGGGGATGacttattttttgtttatcacATTTTCTAGTTTGTCATGCAGAGATGAATGCCATTTTGAACAAGAACTCAACTGATGTCAAGGGATGCACAATATATGCCGCTCTTTTTCCGTGCAATGAGTGTGCAAAGCTGATTATCCAGTCTGGTATCAAAGAGATTGTTTATTGCTGTGATAAGTATCATGGAAGATCTGAGTTTGTGGCCTCAAGACGTCTTCTTGATATGGCAGGAGTGAAGTACTGGTTAGTATTTACTTGATAATAATATATcttaaatatttgtttgtggaaTGTGCAACTAAACACAAATTGTACCTATGTTTTGGCCAGTTTCCCTGGTTTTACCTCTGAGTATATTGGTTTCTGAGTTGGTTGTGTAAGGTGGTTGTAGATTTGGGACTGGACAATATTATCTTGGTTTTGGGATCTTTTTTATTTAGAGGTGCACGGTGACTGCAAAATGAACTTGTGTAGTTTATctggtttaattaacacagGATTGCATAGAGATAGATGTTAATACATTTAAATATGATGTTAACTTACGAAACTAGGTGTTAGCATTTCTTCTTGTGCAGTTTTAGTCTGTGTTGGGTAAGCTTTGTCcactatatatgtatgtgaCGTCCACCTCAGCAGCTCATCTAAAATGAATTGCTATGTTGTATGTATTAGTTATTACACGGGTAGCTGGTGTTTATCGCATTTATTGACCTGAGGTGGAGGTGTCCATAATGCCATAAAAACCACATACCCAtgtaatatgtaatttattgtatgggcgtggtcaaGTGACGACAAGGACAACAAGGAGAACAACCCCAGCAATGCTGCTGAATGGGACAGGTCATGTGAAGCAACAACACCTGCACTCCCCTTCCACTTTTCAAATTGCAGCGTTACATTCTACATGGGCAACAAGCAATAAATAA
Encoded here:
- the LOC134178720 gene encoding deoxycytidylate deaminase-like; the protein is MNAILNKNSTDVKGCTIYAALFPCNECAKLIIQSGIKEIVYCCDKYHGRSEFVASRRLLDMAGVKYWQFVPKNKQVIISFSDAEGTQNIAD